Genomic DNA from Candidatus Kryptobacter tengchongensis:
TCCAATTGACGGTAAAAGATTTAATATAACACTTGCATACACAACCGATATACAATTTTCAAATGTTAATTATTATACCTTGATCTTTGACTATAGATATTACCTCAGACTATCAACAAGATCAGCATACGCAGTTAGATTAACTCTTTTCTACAATGAAGGTAAAGAAGCAAGAAGATGGTTCATGGGAGGAAGCTGGGATTTAAGAGGTTATGAGAGATGGTCAATAAGAGGGAAAAAACTCTGGCTTGTTAGTCAGGAGTTGAGATTCCCATTCATTGATAAATTTGATGTAAAATTCCCATTTGGCGGAATCTTCATAGGTTCAATAAGAGGTGCACTGTTTTTTGACGCCGGAAATGCATGGGACAACAAATACACAGAAACACTTGGAAGCTTTGGCTTCGGAATAAGATTTAACATCGGAGGAGTCCTTGTGTTAAGATATGACATTGGGAAAAGAATTGAAAACAACCTCTCAAAAGTTCAAAAGTCCTTCTTCCACCAGTTCTTTTTCGGATGGGATTTTTAAAATATTCAGATCTACCACAAAATGAGAAAAATGACTTTTTTATCTTTGCTGATTTTTATCTCATGTGCATCCTTTAAACTTGACAAAAATATAATACTCGGAGAATTTAACTGGGTTCAATATGGAAATTCACCTCAAAATTTAAATGTCTCCGATTTTAATATATCTCCCCCATTTCAACTTGCATGGAAATATAACGCTGGAGCTGGATTCTCATACAGCCCAATGGTAGTTGCAGATGGAATTTTATTTATCGCTACCCTTACTGATGAAATACATGTCATTGACATTGAAACAGGCAAAAAAATTGGAGTTATTGAATCTGAATCAGCTATCTCAGCAACCCCTGTGCTCTACAAAAATAAGTTGATAATACCTAATGCTTATGGAAAAAATACACTTCAATCAATTGATATAAATCTTGGCAAAGTTTTATGGCGTGAAAAAATCGGTGGGATTGAATCCGCACCTTTACTTATCTATGATAACCTCATTGTTGCAACAGTTGATGGACATGTGATAAATTACCGAATAAAATATGACGTACCTGAAAAAATTTGGGAATTCAAATCTCAAAAACCAATTCGTTCAACCCCTGCATCAGATGGTAAAATTGTAGTATTTGGATGCGATGATGGAAATGTTTACTCTCTTGATCTTGAAACAGGAAAATTGATCTGGAAGTTTAACACTTCTTCACCTATCTTTGCTCCCGTTTCAATATCAAATGGGAAAATTTTCGTTGGAACGCTTAATGGAACCCTTTATGCATTGAACTTAAAAGATGGAAGGGTTGAATGGAAATTTCAAACAAACTCAAAAATTTACGGCGGATGTGCAATCAAAGAATCATTAATTCTTTTTGGAACCGCATCCGGGAAACTTTACGCATTAAATGAGGAAAATGGAGAAAAAATTTGGGATTTCTCAGCTAAAAGCATCATAAACTCCTC
This window encodes:
- a CDS encoding Outer membrane protein assembly factor BamB, contains PQQ-like beta-propeller repeat; translation: MTFLSLLIFISCASFKLDKNIILGEFNWVQYGNSPQNLNVSDFNISPPFQLAWKYNAGAGFSYSPMVVADGILFIATLTDEIHVIDIETGKKIGVIESESAISATPVLYKNKLIIPNAYGKNTLQSIDINLGKVLWREKIGGIESAPLLIYDNLIVATVDGHVINYRIKYDVPEKIWEFKSQKPIRSTPASDGKIVVFGCDDGNVYSLDLETGKLIWKFNTSSPIFAPVSISNGKIFVGTLNGTLYALNLKDGRVEWKFQTNSKIYGGCAIKESLILFGTASGKLYALNEENGEKIWDFSAKSIINSSPLISGNYVCFGSLDKNIYVIDITTGKLLWNYETGGRIKSTPIVWKDFLIVASEDRFVYAFKTQQQMR